One genomic window of Arachis hypogaea cultivar Tifrunner chromosome 8, arahy.Tifrunner.gnm2.J5K5, whole genome shotgun sequence includes the following:
- the LOC112707060 gene encoding equilibrative nucleotide transporter 3 isoform X1, which translates to MDNSSDVPARVQGKYLAIFVCWLLGNGCLFSWNSMLTIEDYYVYLFPKYHPPRVLTLVYQPFAVGTLAILAYNEAKINTRIRNLFGYTLFFISTLLVLILDLATSGKGGLGTYIGICASSGAFGVADAHVQGGMVGDLSYMRQEFIQSFLAGLAASGALTSALRLITKAAFENSKDGLRKGAILFFAISTFFELVCVLLYAFVFPKIPIVKYYRSKAASEGSKTVSADLAAGGIETLSEEVEGYEKQPERKGNQQLLLENMDYALDMFLIYTLTLSIFPGFLSEDTGSHSLGTWYALVLIAMYNVCDLIGRYIPLVKKLKLESRKLITIMILCRFLLVPAFYFTAKYGDQGWMIFLTSFLGLSNGYLTVCVLTSAPKGYKGPEQNALGNLLVLFLLGGIFAGVTLDWLWLIGKDW; encoded by the exons ATGGATAACAGTAGTGATGTTCCAGCACGTGTTCAG GGAAAATATCTTGCAATATTTGTCTGCTGGCTTCTTGGCAATGGATGTCTTTTTTCATGGAACAGCATGCTGACAATTGAAGATTACTACGTTTACTTGTTTCCG AAATACCATCCTCCTAGGGTGCTTACTCTTGTGTATCAACCATTTGCAGTTGGAACACTTGCAATACTGGCTTATAATGAGGCCAAAATCAACACAAGAATCCGGAACCTATTTGGATACACACTCTTTTTCATAAGCACTTTATTGGTCTTAATT TTGGATTTAGCAACATCTGGTAAAGGAGGTCTTGGAACTTACATTGGTATATGCGCAAGTAGCGGCGCTTTTGGGGTTGCGGATGCTCATGTTCAAGGTGGAATGGTGGGAGATTTGTCTTACATGAGACAAGAATTCATTCAG TCTTTCCTTGCTGGTTTGGCAGCATCTGGTGCATTAACCTCTGCTTTGAGGCTAATCACAAAAGCTGCATTTGAGAATTCTAAGGATGGTCTTCGGAAAGGAGCAA TTCTATTCTTTGCCATATCAACATTCTTTGAACTTGTTTGTGTTCTTCTCTATGCCTTTGTTTTCCCCAAAATACCAATTGTGAAGTACTACCGTTCAAAAGCAGCATCTGAAGGATCCAAAACTGTTTCAGCTGATCTTGCAGCTGGTGGCATAGAAACATTATCTGAAGAA GTTGAGGGATATGAAAAACAACCAGAGAGGAAGGGAAACCAGCAATTGTTACTAGAAAACATGGATTATGCACTTGACATGTTCCTAATATATACTCTCACACTATCCATCTTCCCTGGGTTCCTATCAGAAGATACTGGATCACACAGCCTAGGCACATG GTATGCTCTTGTTTTGATTGCAATGTACAATGTATGTGATCTGATTGGAAGATACATTCCACTAGTGAAGAAGTTGAAGTTGGAGTCCAGGAAGTTGATAACAATAATGATTCTTTGTCGGTTCCTACTTGTTCCAGCATTTTATTTCACTGCAAAGTATGGTGACCAAGGTTGGATGATATTCTTGACATCCTTCTTGGGCTTGTCCAATGGTTACCTCACTGTATGTGTTCTTACATCTGCACCAAAAGGTTACAAG GGTCCTGAACAAAATGCATTGGGGAACTTGTTGGTGTTGTTTCTCCTTGGAGGCATTTTTGCTGGGGTGACACTTGACTGGCTGTGGTTAATAGGAAAAGACTGGTGA
- the LOC112707060 gene encoding equilibrative nucleotide transporter 3 isoform X2, translating into MFQHVFSMLTIEDYYVYLFPKYHPPRVLTLVYQPFAVGTLAILAYNEAKINTRIRNLFGYTLFFISTLLVLILDLATSGKGGLGTYIGICASSGAFGVADAHVQGGMVGDLSYMRQEFIQSFLAGLAASGALTSALRLITKAAFENSKDGLRKGAILFFAISTFFELVCVLLYAFVFPKIPIVKYYRSKAASEGSKTVSADLAAGGIETLSEEVEGYEKQPERKGNQQLLLENMDYALDMFLIYTLTLSIFPGFLSEDTGSHSLGTWYALVLIAMYNVCDLIGRYIPLVKKLKLESRKLITIMILCRFLLVPAFYFTAKYGDQGWMIFLTSFLGLSNGYLTVCVLTSAPKGYKGPEQNALGNLLVLFLLGGIFAGVTLDWLWLIGKDW; encoded by the exons ATGTTCCAGCACGTGTTCAG CATGCTGACAATTGAAGATTACTACGTTTACTTGTTTCCG AAATACCATCCTCCTAGGGTGCTTACTCTTGTGTATCAACCATTTGCAGTTGGAACACTTGCAATACTGGCTTATAATGAGGCCAAAATCAACACAAGAATCCGGAACCTATTTGGATACACACTCTTTTTCATAAGCACTTTATTGGTCTTAATT TTGGATTTAGCAACATCTGGTAAAGGAGGTCTTGGAACTTACATTGGTATATGCGCAAGTAGCGGCGCTTTTGGGGTTGCGGATGCTCATGTTCAAGGTGGAATGGTGGGAGATTTGTCTTACATGAGACAAGAATTCATTCAG TCTTTCCTTGCTGGTTTGGCAGCATCTGGTGCATTAACCTCTGCTTTGAGGCTAATCACAAAAGCTGCATTTGAGAATTCTAAGGATGGTCTTCGGAAAGGAGCAA TTCTATTCTTTGCCATATCAACATTCTTTGAACTTGTTTGTGTTCTTCTCTATGCCTTTGTTTTCCCCAAAATACCAATTGTGAAGTACTACCGTTCAAAAGCAGCATCTGAAGGATCCAAAACTGTTTCAGCTGATCTTGCAGCTGGTGGCATAGAAACATTATCTGAAGAA GTTGAGGGATATGAAAAACAACCAGAGAGGAAGGGAAACCAGCAATTGTTACTAGAAAACATGGATTATGCACTTGACATGTTCCTAATATATACTCTCACACTATCCATCTTCCCTGGGTTCCTATCAGAAGATACTGGATCACACAGCCTAGGCACATG GTATGCTCTTGTTTTGATTGCAATGTACAATGTATGTGATCTGATTGGAAGATACATTCCACTAGTGAAGAAGTTGAAGTTGGAGTCCAGGAAGTTGATAACAATAATGATTCTTTGTCGGTTCCTACTTGTTCCAGCATTTTATTTCACTGCAAAGTATGGTGACCAAGGTTGGATGATATTCTTGACATCCTTCTTGGGCTTGTCCAATGGTTACCTCACTGTATGTGTTCTTACATCTGCACCAAAAGGTTACAAG GGTCCTGAACAAAATGCATTGGGGAACTTGTTGGTGTTGTTTCTCCTTGGAGGCATTTTTGCTGGGGTGACACTTGACTGGCTGTGGTTAATAGGAAAAGACTGGTGA